The following proteins are co-located in the Fimbriiglobus ruber genome:
- a CDS encoding YqaE/Pmp3 family membrane protein — translation MTLIEVLLAIFLPPVAAFMKVGLGAQFWINILLTLLGGLPGIVHALWLVARKS, via the coding sequence GTGACGCTCATCGAAGTCCTGCTCGCGATCTTTCTTCCTCCGGTCGCCGCCTTCATGAAGGTGGGGCTCGGGGCGCAATTTTGGATCAACATCCTGTTGACACTGCTCGGCGGACTGCCCGGCATCGTCCACGCGCTGTGGCTGGTCGCCCGCAAGTCATAG